The sequence GGGCAGTATCTAATGTCGTTATCGGTTGTGTTATCGGCGCATTTATTTCCGGGCCCATTGCGGGTCGATGGGGGCGTAAAAAAGCCCTGATACTGGCCGCGGCCCTATTTACTATCTCCGCTATTGGCGCTTCACTGGCGACAACCTTCACCATATTTGTCATCTACCGAATTATCGGCGGCTTAGCAGTTGGCCTGGCTTCAACCGTTTCCCCGATGTATATGTCTGAAGTCTCGCCCAAAAATATGCGCGGACGCGCACTAAGCATGCAGCAGTTTGCCATTGTATTTGGGCAGATAGTGATTTTTTACGTTAATTATAAAATAGCCAGCCAAGCTACCGAGCTATGGTTAATTGAATATGGTTGGCGTTGGATGATCGGCTCTGCTGTTATTCCCTGCGCACTGTTTTGTATCTTTGTGTTCTTTATTCCGGAGTCCCCACGTTGGAATGTTATGGTCGGGCGAGATGAGCAAGCATTAGCCATGCTAACTAAGGTATCCAATGCCAGCCATGCCCAGAACGTGCTGAGCGAAATAAAAATATCACTCGCGGAAGATAGGCAACAACATAAAAGCCGGTTGAACTACGGTGATTACAGAGTGCGTTTCATTATTTTTGTCGGCTGCATGCTGGCGATGCTACAACAAGTTACTGGCGTTAACGTAATGATGTATTACGCTCCTGTCGTACTAAAAGTTGTCACCGGTAATATGCAAGAAGCGCTTTTCCAGACTATCTGGCTTGGTGTGCTCCAATTGATCGGCTCCATTATAGGCGCAATGTTGATGGATCGTATGGGGCGCTTACCGCTGATGCGCTTTGGTACTATCGGCACTATCCTCGGGTTACTTATCACCTCTTTTGCCCTTTACAACCAATCAACTGGTTATCTGGCGCTGTTCGGCATGTTGTTCTTTATGATTTTCTACGCACTGTCATGGGGGGTGGGAACTTGGGTGCTAATTTCTGAAATATTCCCCAACCGTATGCGAGCACAAGGTATGAGTATTGCGGTCGGTTGCATGTGGGTTGCCAATTTTGCCGTCTCACAAAGCTTCCCGATGATGAATGAACAACCTTACCTTTCCTCTCAGTTCCACGGAGCCTTCCCAATGTGGATTTTCGCTCTCTGTTGTTTGTTCAGCTATTGGTTTATCTGCCGCTTTGTACCTGAAACTAAAGGTGTGGCACTGGAACACATGGAAGAAGCCATGCTGGCCAAAAGGGTTAAAACTACTATATCAGCAGTTGTATCAACGACTTCCAATGGGAGTAAATAATTCTTTTAACAGACACACTTGCCTATTGGGCAGCCACTTTTCGGGTTGCCCAATAGGCAAGTCAATATATCTCAGCACCTATAATTGCAGGAGCAGGAGCAAAAACCATGCCTATCCCACAAGATCGTTTCTGTATTAATCGCAAAATTGCCCCTAATTTAAATATCGAAAGTTTTTTCCGTCTGGTGAAGAAATGCGGGTTAAATAAAGTTGAGTTACGCAATGACATGCCAAGCGGAAAAATCGCAGATGAGTTGAGCACAGCACAACTCAATGCACTAACCGATAAATATGAAATCGAAATTATTACTATCAATGCATTACAATATTTCAATCTGCCAGAGCACCGTTCCGCGCTACTGAAAGAGGCGGAAAGTATGCTAAAGCAAGCCAAAGAAATTCGTTGCCACGGAATTATTTTATGCCCCAATTGTAACGCCAATGACCGGCGTTCATCTGAGCAAAAAGAGCAAGACACACTGGATGCTTTAATGCTGCTAGCCCCACTATTTAAAAAATACCAAGTGACCGGGCTGGTGGAGCCTTTAGGTTTTACCATCAGTTCATTACGTTCTCATCTACTAACCCAATCTATTATCCGCAAATCAACAGCCCCGTATAAAATGGTATTAGATACCTTCCATTACTACCTGAGTGATATCGCTCAGACCGAGTTCGACGCTCATATCGACGTCAATGCCATCGGGCTGGTGCATATTTCCGGTGTCGAAGAGATACGTTTGAAATCAACACTGACAGATGAAGATCGCATTATGTTGAGCGAACGGGACAAACTGAACAGTAAACAGCAAGTCGCTAATCTTGAGCGGTTGGGGTATCAGGGAATATATGCTTTTGAACCGTTTTCATCACAATTGAATACTTGGTCAGAAGCCGATATTGAAAGGGAGATTCACCAAAGTATTGCGTATTTACAACCCTAATATACCAAGCAAATACTGAGGGCTGATGAAGATAACCAAACTTAGCCGGTTTGTATCAGAATTTAAAATATATCATCGGGATATCTACTTACTTGGATATCCCGAATACAGCTTATAAGGTTTATATCTGCTTTATTTTTGTCCTCACCCCATCTATTTGGCTCTTCTGCCTCCCCATCGTACAACCAGGCTCGCGGCTCCTGCGAAAGTAATGAGGACGACAACGTAAGTCCATCCCATTTTTTCCAGGATCAAGCTCCCCAAGGCAGAACCAATAGCCATCCCGACAAACATACCTGTGAATAACAGTGCATTAAGTCGGCTACGAGCGGCGGGTTCCAGGCCATAAATAATAGTTTGATGCGCTACCAGCGTGGCCTGAATACCAAAGTCAAACCCAATGGCACTGATGACAATAAGCCCTATTTGAAATTGAAATGACAACAGCGGCAAAAGGAAAAGAGCAACAAAGGACAGTGTGGCCAAACTCGCGCCAATCAAAGTAACCACTTGCGGGCCGCGACGGTCTGCCAATGCCCCTGCTAATGGTGCGGCCAATGCCCCTGCGGCTCCGGCAAGGCCAAACGCCCCCGCAACAGCACTACCGAGATGATAAGTATTCTGTAGCATCACCGCCAGAGTTGACCAGAAAGCGCTGAACCCTACAGACAGTAATCCTTGTGATATGGTCGCCCGGCGTAAATCTTTAAACTGAAGCCATAAGTGACTCATTGAGGCGAATAATGCGGGATAACTCAGAGTTGAAGTCGCCGACACTCGCGGCAAGCAGCGCCATATCACCAATGTTATCAGAATAACTGATAGCGCTGCGCCCACATAAAGTGACCGCCAACCGAAGTATTCTGCGACAAAACCACTCAACACCCGTGATAATAAAATCCCCAATAGCAGGCCAGTCATGACTGTACCGACCGTTCTACCCCGTTGCGCTGCCGAAACCAATGAGGCAGATGCTGGGACGATATCCTGAGCCATGGTAGCAGCAATCCCGACAACAAAACTGGTCACCAGCAACCCACTGATTCCAGGAACAAAACCACAGAATAATAATGCCGCCGCAAGCAAAATACCTTTTAATAAAATGATAATCCGGCGGTCATGACGATCCCCCAGCGGGGCAAGCAGCAGTATGCCTAAAGCATAACCAATCTGTGTCAGTGTCGGAACCATACCCAGCATACCGACACTGGCGTGTAAATCAGCGCCCATAACGCCCAGTAGCGGCTGGCTGTAATAAATAGATGCGACGCTAAGACCTGCACCTGTCGCCAACATCAGAACTGTCCGGCTGGATAGGGTTTTCTTCGCTTTTTCTGTGTGGGGCACTACGGTTTGAATGACTGACATGATGGCTACCTGTAATGATATTTAGCCTGTATTTTTACGGGTGTGGACATATATTGGTAGTCGCCTGAAGAGTAAAACTGTTATACGCTTAGCGTATGACAGAATCTAATTTAGCGGGCATTGACCGTATAGAGTTGATGCAAACATTCATTCGTATCGTCGAAGCCGGGAGTTTATCCGGAGCGGCTGCACGCATGGGCACCAGTCAACCGACTATCAGCCGCCGTTTGCAGACTTTAGAGCGCTTGCTTGGCCTGAAATTATTGCAGCGCACGACTCATATCATGAAGTTGACTGACGATGGTGAACGTTGTTATTCCCATGCTAAAGAACTGGTTGAAAGCTGGAATGCGATGGAAGATGACCTTCGTAGCGCGTCAGATGAGCCCAGAGGATTACTGCGTGTTTTGGTTCCACATGCTTTCGGGCAAGACCAATTAATCAAACCACTAAAAGACTATTTATACCAATACCCGAAAATGTCCGTTGAATGGATGTTAAATGATCGTCGGCCAGACTTTATTGCGGAAGGTATTGATTGCGCTATTCAAGTTGGTGCCGTGACCGACCCCTCCGTCGTGGCGGTCTTACTGGCTGAAGTACCACGTATCGTGATTGCTGCCCCTGAATTACTGAATAATAGGCCGGTACCAACTCACCCCGAACAATTACAGGACTTTCACTGGCTGGCATTAAATTCGTTTTACCGTAATGAAGCCGTTTTGAGTCATAAAAAGAATGGCGAAATCTATCGTCTTTCCATCCAGCCACAATTGAGTACTGACAGCCTGTATGCTTTACGTAACGCCGCATTAGCCGGATTAGGTGCTGGGATTGCATCAACATGGGTAATAAGTGATGACCTCATAAAAGGCCGACTCGTCCATCTAACACCTGATTGGCAGGGATTACCCTTACCGATATATTTGGTTTACCCTCATGCCAGCTATTACCCAGCCAGATTGCGGGCATTTCTGGATATTATGCGCCAAGCCATGGCAAGCTTGGCAGGAACACAGCGCCCCACCAAAAAAAGCAGAGATAAATAACAGTAACAATGTCATATTTATTTATCCAACCGCGATTAAAACATGAATCTCTATATCAACAGCAACATAATTAGTATTATTAGATTTCTATGGCAACTAAATTTAAAAACATATTGTTTTATTCACGGTACATATTACAAAAAAGAAACGTATTTTTACGTGACAATAATATAATCTTTTGTAATATTCATTGGTATCTTAATAAAATGAGTGTCCTACAATGATAAAATTAATAATTACAGATCTGGATGGGACTTTTCTCGATGACAATGGGGATTATAATCGAGAAATGTTTCAGAATGTCAAAAAAATCATGGCTCAGAAAGGCGTCCATTTTGCGATATGCACGGGTAAGCAATGTGAGCGTGTAGAAGAGCTTTTCAATGATGATGCCGAGCAATTTTGGATTTTGGGTGATAGTGCCACCAGAATAAAATACAAAAATGAATATATTTATCAGTCACTTATTAAAAATAAACTTGGATTGAAAATAATTTCTACTTTAGAAGCTATTAATAAAGAGCCCGTCATTATTGCTTGTACATCAGAAGGTGCATTTATTAAGAGTTCGGTATCTAGCGACATGGAAAACAAAATTAAAAAATCATATGCTAAAGTGACAAAAGTTGATGATTTTTCTCAAGTAATTTATGATTTTGTCAAAATATCTGTTTATGACGAAAAGGGTCGCTGCCCTGATTTTAAGCCTCATCTACACGAGTTCTTCGATAAAGCCTATATTGTTGTATCTGAAGATGCCTGGATTGATATTGCCGATGTCGGTGTGCATAAAGGGCATACCGTTGAAATACTGCAAAATTTATTGGGTGTTAATAAAGATGAAACCATGGTATTTGGCGATGGACTGAATGATATTGAATTGATGGAAAGATCTACATTCAGTTTTGCCATGCGTAATGCTTTCGAAGAAACTAAATCTGCTGCAAATTTCATTACGGGCAGAAATACAGAGAGTGCCGTTATGTTAACGATCCAAAGAATGCTGACACTTCAGTAAGATAATAAACTCAATTAGCCTACCGGGTTTATTAGGGAGGTCAGGGCACAGCATGTGCAGAGAGATTTATCTGAACTTATCGATTTAAGTATTTGCAACTCTGCCTTGCTGTTTATCTAAATAAATCCAACCCTGACTGCCCTACTTTATTATTTTCTAACTTACTGCCGTGTCGGGATAATAATGGTCACCCTCACCAATCAATACCTTTTTGCGCCTTAATTCCACTATCAAACGCGTGTTTAACTGGCCGTAACTCACTGACGGTATCTGCAAGCTCTATAATATCACGATGACAAGCTCGCCCAGTGATAATAACACCTTGGTTCTTAGGCCGATTTATCAGCACAGCCATCACCTCATCCAACGATAAATAGCCGTAGGTGACCATGTAAGTCAATTCATCCAGCACCACAAGCTCGTAACTGGGATCAGACAACATCCGGCAGCCCTGTTGCCACACCTCTTTTGCCGCCAGAGTATCGGCTACTTTATCTTGTGTATCCCAGGTAAAACCCGTCGCCATAATATGAAACTCAACACCATTGCGTTCCAGCAGGTTGCGTTCACCATTTTCCCACGTTCCCTTGATAAACTGGAGTGCGCCTACCCGCATACCATGACCAACAGCCCGGGTTGCGGTACCAAAAGCGGCAGTAGTTTTCCCTTTGCCATTACCGGTAAATACCATAATAATGCCACCGGTTTGGGTCGCGTGCGCAACACGGGCCTCAATGTGATCTTTAAGATGTTGCTGCCGCTGTTGATACCGTTCTTCACTCACAGTGATACCCTCGCATAGAAACTATTGCTGACAGCCAGCACATGCCTTCATCTGGATCTGGTCAAAGAAAGAGTTACCTTTGTCATCCAGGAGAATAAAAGCGGGAAAGTTTCTAACCTCCATTTTCCACACAGCTTCCATCCCCAATTCTGGATACTCAATACATTCCAGACTTTTGATATATTCCTGTGCCAAAATAGCCGCAGAACCGCCGATGCTACCCAGATAGAATCCACGGTGTTTCTGACAAGCTTCAGTGACTTGATGGCTACGATTACCTTTTGCCAACATGACCAAGCTGCCACCATGAGATTGAAAAAGATCCACATAAGGGTCCATGCGCCCGCCCGTTGTTGGCCCCATCGAACCTGAAACAAATTCGTCTGGCTTTTTCGCTGGCCCCGCATAATAGACAGGATGATCTTTCATGTACTGCGGTAATTCGCCCCCTTGATCTAAAAGATCTTTTAGTTTGGCGTGAACAATATCGCGCGCCACAATTAGCGGGCCATTAAGTGACACTCGAGTAGATACCGGATAGCGGGAAAGTTGCTGACGAATGTCATCCATCGACTGATTAAGATCGATATTCACTACCGTCCCTTCATTATTCACGCGCAAGTGCTCAGGAATATAACGTTCAGGATGGCGCTCCAATTTTTCGAGCCAAATACCCTCTTTGCTAATTTTGGCTTTGATATTGCGGTCAGAGGAACATGAAATAGCCATGCCTATCGGACAAGAGCCACCGTGGCGCGGCAAGCGAATAACACGTACATCGTGAGCAAAATACTTGCCACCGAACTGAGCACCTAAGCCAAACTCACGCGATGCCTGTAGCAACTCTTGTTCGAGTGCGGTATCACGAAACGCCTGACCATATTCATTACCTTCAGTCGGCAAATTGTCATAATATTTGGTTGACGCCAACTTTGCCGTCTTCAGTGTTAATTCAGCGGATGTTCCACCAACCACAAACGCAATGTGATAAGGAGGACAGGCAGCGGTTCCTAGCCCTTTCATTTTGTCGATTAAAAAAGCTTTGAGCTTTTTCGGTTCCAGAACAGCTTTGGTTTCCTGATATAACGCAGCTTTATTCGCAGAGCCGCCTCCTTTATTCACAAATAGAAAAGTATATTGCGCGCCGGGGGTAGCAAAAATATCAATTTGGCCGGGGAGATTGGTTCCAGTATTCACTTCGGTATACATATCTAACGCCGCATTTTGCGAATGGCGCAGATTATCGTGGCGAAAGGTGTTATAGATACCGCGGGATAAAGCTTGTGCATCATCACTATCTGTCCAAACTCGCTGGCCTTTTTTTGCCACAATAGTGGATGTGCCGGTATCCTGACAATTAGGTAGGATTCCTTTGGCTGAGATTTCTGCATTACGTAATAGCTGAAGCGCCACATATTGGTCATTTTCGCTCGCCAAGGGATCATGCAAAATAGCAGCAACTTGCTGTTGATGAGCAGGGCGAAGAAAAAATGAAGCATCATGAAAAGCTTGCTGAGACAACAATGTTAGAGCTTCAGGTTTAACTTTTAATATATCTTTACCTTCAACTTTAATAGTAGAAACATACTTATCTGTTAATAAGTAATATTCTGTTTCATCCTCAGAAAGAGGGAATGGATCTTGATAAAAAAAGTCATTTTGATACATTATTTTCACTCAATTAGCTAAATGATAAATAGCAAGCGGCACTTTCCATTAATTACCCTGGAAAGATTTTAGTAAAAAAATAATTAATACATCCGATGCATTACCCAGCCATTATTGATGGGATAAAATAAAAAGCAATTGTTCTATCTGCAATACATAATGCTTATTGGTTAATAAGTTTCTGATGAAACTTAATTGCATACAAACACATTATGTTCTTAACTCGCATTTTATAGGTAATCACTTTACGCACGAGTACGTTATAAAAATCAGTCCACCCACGTTCTCTTCAATTCTTCTTCTTTCGATTTATCGTGAATCCAGCGGCTGAATTTTTGCAAACTCCGTAGCCCTCTTTTTCCGTCCTTATAAGTCAGAACGAAATGGTTTCCCGTGCTCATCGGTAGATCACAAGGAATAACCATATCACCATTTTCTAAATCTTTATGAATAGCAAAACGGGGCAATAAAGCGACGCCAAGGTTAGAACGAACAGCAGAAATCAGCATTGATAAGAGATCAAAACGTGGCCCCATCCTGACTTTTGGACTATTAACACCTGACAATGCAAACCAGTCATACCAAGCATCCAAACGTGTTGTTTGATGAAGTAATGTTAATTCTTCCATCAATTGCTCCGCGCGCATCACCTTTTTGTCGTCACGCCACAACATACGGCTGCAAACTGGCACCAGTTCTTCTTCAAATAAATGCTCATTTTCTGCCCAGGGGCTACTAAAATCTTCACGCATAATTGCTGCATCATATTTCAAGTTCAAAAAATCAGCTGCTGTGGTGAGCGCAGTTAAATTGAGCACAATTTCCGGATGATTTTCATGAAAGCTACTGAGATTAGGAATAAGCCAATGTGTACTAAATGTGGGAGTTACTGCTAATTCCAGAACTTGTTGCGTCGACTGGTAAGACATAATACTTTGCGTATCTTTTTCCAGTTGTTCTAGTGTATCTCTGACCAAACCAAGGTAATAACGCCCGGCGTCATTAAGAAAAATCCGCTTACGGACATGGTGGAATAATGACACGTTAAGGAATTCTTCCAGGGCCGTAATTTGGCGGAAAACGGCACTTTGCGTCAACGCTAGTTTCTCTGCAGCTCTCGTGTAGCTTTCATATTGAGCGACCGCTTCAAACGTCACTAATAAGTCTGTTTTTGGAATTTTGTACCGCATGGTAACTCACCCATTATTTCATAAAATAATTAACTAAACCGTCGAATTTACCGAGATAGTTATATTAGAAATTAATATCGTGCTTTATTGGTTTTTTAACATACACAGTTTTATTTATATGGACATAGCTCTCGGTCGTTTTTGTGATAGTCTTCATAATTATAAATAATAAATGCAAGGTTAAAGTTAAAAACAAAAATAAATAATAAAAACATAACTAATGACAATGCAATAATAAATTCCCAAGGAAAATTAAACATCATATATTCTGAAGAGTTCATTCCGTAAAATGATTAAATAATGGGAGCGGGGTCAAGTATCGTATGCATCTATTGATGGATAATGGCGCGGTATTTTTAAGTTATTCGCTATTTATATAATATATTTTAGGTAATTAACGCTAAGAAATCTTACGCCGCATCTGCTATAAAGGTTGTTCTAATGAAAATAGGGAAAGTATTGTTAGTTGGCGCGGGGCCAGGGGATGCATCATTAATCACTGTAAAAGGATTATTTGCTATTCGTGAAGCTCAAGTTCTTGTTCATGACCGCTTAGTGAATTTAGAGTTAATTTCTCAAGCGCCACCAAATTGCCAGATTATTAACGTCGGAAAAACCTCTAACCACCACCCGGTTCCCCAAGAACAAATTAATAAAATCCTAATTGATTATGCTTTAGCGGGCAAAAATGTGGTGCGCCTCAAAGGTGGTGACCCTTACGTGTTTGGTCGTGGCGGTGAGGAAGCTGAAGCTCTTTCACACTATCAAATTCCCTTTGAAGTGGTTCCCGGTATCAGCTCTTCTATTGGCGGGCTGGCTTATGCGGGTATCCCCGTGACCCATCGTCATTATGCTTCCAGCTTTCATGTGGTCACCGGACACATGTGTCAGGGAAATGAGCCGCAGAATTGGAATGCACTGGCACAACTAGACGGCACGCTGATCGTGCTGATGGGCATGACCCGGCAAGAAGAGATTTGCCAATTGTTAATCCAGGGAGGAAAGTCACCTGATACCCCCGCTGCCGCCGTGATGTATGCCAGTCATCAACAGCAGAAAATAGCCAAAGGAACACTCAGCACACTAAAAGATGAAATCACACGTAAAAATCTACACGCGCCAGCGCTGCTGGTTATTGGAAACGTCGTCAATCTGAGTGATGTTTTAGCCTTTACGGCCCATCAAACCGATATCAATCATAAGTCACTGATGCAGTTAATATAATGTGTGATCTGCAAAATGATTTTGGCGATGGGGGCTTATCATATGGCTGAAGCGTACTGCCCCGCCTCTTGTGGTGAATTGCTCCAAGGATGGATCTTCGGCGGGGAAAAACTGATCTCTTGCCCAATAAATTGGTATAGCAGAGTCTCGGTTACCCTCGGAAAACCGGGACAAAATGAGCGGCCACGGATGCGTCAAATGCTGAGGCAAGTCTTAGCGCACTTTGGCGAGCCACCATTACTGGCGGAGAAAATCTGTATCGAGTTCGAATCGACCATTCCAGTAGCAAAAGGTCTGGCCAGTAGCACCGCAGATATTGCAGCAACAGCGACTGCCGCCGCTCGATTGCTCGGGAAATCACTGAATGACGAGGCATTGGCACGGCTGTGTGTCGCGCTCGAACCTACCGACAGCACCATATTTAAAGATCTCACCCTATTTGATCATCAGACGGCGCAAACCCGGCGGCCATTCTCATGGTTACCTGACATTGACATTGTGCTACTTGAAAGCTCGCAAACGTTGATAACCGCAGAATTCCATCAAAGAAATCGCCATTCATTTCTGTTGAAACAAGCCCCCAATTTGGCAAAGGCGATGCAGCAGTTTTGTCTGGCGAATGAGAGGCGCTGCTGTTATCGGCTTGGAGAGGCCACGACATTGAGTGCCATCGCCAGTGAGGCAACACTGCCTAAGCCCCAGTTTCATCAATTGCTAGATATCGTCGAGCACAGTGGTATTTATGGTTTGAATGTGGCCCACAGTGGTAGCGTTATTGGGCTGCTATTTAACCGCCATCAACATGATCTGGATCGTCTTCTTCATACTTTGCATCACAAGTCATTAATACAATATTACCCGCAGACACATTTAGTCAAAATGGTGACTGGCGGAGTACGTTAATAAATGATTTCTCATCGTTATAACTACAGATAATTAATGTTATCTAGCATGGTGGCAGACATATTTTAAGATATGTTAAGTCTCACAAAAAAATGAATTTTGACGGCGAAATTTTATGTCTCAATGTAAATTAGAAAATTTTGAACTGTGAATTCATGCAATTTCTTTTGAAATATGACAGCCATCACATTATTAGTGTGAAAAAATAATCATGCACAGATCACGGTTTTGCTTTAAATATCTATTCAATTCATACCATGTTTATATTTCCTTATTAACAAAAAATATACAACAAAACACATCATATTGATTTTTATAAAGATAAATTAAAACTGTATTTTTACTGACCATTTTTTTCAAGATGTTCTGATAATAAATCAATTGTATTTGACTTATCGGAGAAGCACATTACAAACCAATGAAACCCCAATAAATTACCATCAGATTTTATAAACCAAGGGAATAAAATCTGTCGTCACTAAATAAAATAATTTAATTTCTCGTGGACAGTTCAATGCTCAGCTTAGCTTTCCACCTACCAAGTAAATATATGGAACGTAATCTACATAGAGGGCAAAACATGCAAAACCCAACAATTGTTATTGGCGTCATTGGTGCTGATTGCCATGCTGTTGGTAATAAAGTGCTCGACCGGGTATTTACAATGCACAATTTCAACGTAATTAATCTCGGAGTAATGGTGAGCCAAGAGGAATATATTGATGCCGCCATTGAAACCGGCGCTCAGGCCATTGTCGTTTCCTCTATTTATGGGCACGGTGAGGTAGATTGCATCGGGATGCGTGAAAACTGTATTGAACGCGGAATAGGCGAAATTTTGCTTTATGTCGGCGGAAATCTGGTTATCGGTAAGCATAATTTTTCTGAAATCGAGGCGAAGTTCAAAGGAATGGGCTTCAACCGTGTTTTTTCACCTGATACAGATTTGGAATTAGTCTGTTCTCTGATGAAACGCGATATTAGCCATGTTCTGCAAGCAGAGGAAGCAGTTGAGGGCATGCAATGATCACCGTTTCTATCGATATCGGCTCCACCTGGACTAAAGGGGCAGTGTTCGAGGTAGGAGATGACTCTCATATTAAAGTGAGAAACTGCGCATTATCCCCAACTACACCACACCATTTAGCTGAAGGGTTCTTCTCAGTATTGAATAAGATCCTGAATGTTAGCGATGCACGGCCAATGTTGGCCTCAGGAGAAATCAATATTGATTACTCTTCTTCCGCTAAAGGAGGGCTTGCCGTCGCCGCCATTGGTTTGGTGCCAAATATTACACTTGAGTCAGCTAAAGTCACCGCGCATTCTGCCGGGGCTAAAGTGTCACAGCACTTTGCCTATAACCTGAATAAATCAGATGTGCGGGCTTTAGAAGCCTCACCGCCAGATATCCTGCTATTTACCGGCGGCACTGATGGTGGTGATTGCGGTCACGGCTTGTTAAACGCCAAATTGCTAGCTCAATCCAACCTTGAGTGCGCCATTATTTATGCTGGAAATCGTGACCTGCAAGATGATGTGCAGGAGATCCTCGGCGATAAAGATTTAACCATCGTCGATAACGTGCTGCCAAACCTTGATAGCCCCAGCCCTTATAGCGCGCGCAAAGCTATTTGTGACATCTTCCTGCATAAAATTGTTAAGGGAAAAGGTTTAGACGTCATTGTCGCGCAGACTGGTGAAGAACCCCTGCCAACCCCGTATTCGGTTTTTGAACTGGTACAGCAAATTCGTCAACACGTGCCCGACTGGGAAACCTTCATGTTGATCGATATGGGCGGCGCAACGACTGATGTCTATTCCTCTTATAACAATCACTTACAGCCTGACACGGTCATGCACGGTATCCCTGAACCACTGATTAAGCGCTCGGTTGAAGGTGATTTGGGGATGCGCATTTCGGCGATAAACGCCGGTGAAACCGGCACGATGATGATTGATCATTATTTTGCCCATCAACAAACCAAGATTGATGCTTTTCATCGCTATCTAAAACACATCACCGCACATCCCGGCTATTTACCCCAAAGTGATGAAGAAATTGTCTTCGACCAATTACTCGCCGGAATTTGTATCGGATATGCCTCTGAACGGCATGCGGGAACCAAAACCCAGGTCTGCACCTGTGCTGGCAACATTGATCTACAAATTGGGCGCGATTTAACACTGGTGAAGAAAGTCATTGGCACCGGAGGATGGCTCTCCAGAGCAGATTCATTCGATATTCATAACTGGCTGAAATATCGCAATTTAGATGATAAAAACAGGAATGTGCTGCTCCCCGACCAGTTTGAGTATTACAGAGATACCCACGGTTTGCTTCC comes from Yersinia canariae and encodes:
- a CDS encoding fumarate hydratase, with the translated sequence MYQNDFFYQDPFPLSEDETEYYLLTDKYVSTIKVEGKDILKVKPEALTLLSQQAFHDASFFLRPAHQQQVAAILHDPLASENDQYVALQLLRNAEISAKGILPNCQDTGTSTIVAKKGQRVWTDSDDAQALSRGIYNTFRHDNLRHSQNAALDMYTEVNTGTNLPGQIDIFATPGAQYTFLFVNKGGGSANKAALYQETKAVLEPKKLKAFLIDKMKGLGTAACPPYHIAFVVGGTSAELTLKTAKLASTKYYDNLPTEGNEYGQAFRDTALEQELLQASREFGLGAQFGGKYFAHDVRVIRLPRHGGSCPIGMAISCSSDRNIKAKISKEGIWLEKLERHPERYIPEHLRVNNEGTVVNIDLNQSMDDIRQQLSRYPVSTRVSLNGPLIVARDIVHAKLKDLLDQGGELPQYMKDHPVYYAGPAKKPDEFVSGSMGPTTGGRMDPYVDLFQSHGGSLVMLAKGNRSHQVTEACQKHRGFYLGSIGGSAAILAQEYIKSLECIEYPELGMEAVWKMEVRNFPAFILLDDKGNSFFDQIQMKACAGCQQ
- a CDS encoding GHMP kinase; its protein translation is MAEAYCPASCGELLQGWIFGGEKLISCPINWYSRVSVTLGKPGQNERPRMRQMLRQVLAHFGEPPLLAEKICIEFESTIPVAKGLASSTADIAATATAAARLLGKSLNDEALARLCVALEPTDSTIFKDLTLFDHQTAQTRRPFSWLPDIDIVLLESSQTLITAEFHQRNRHSFLLKQAPNLAKAMQQFCLANERRCCYRLGEATTLSAIASEATLPKPQFHQLLDIVEHSGIYGLNVAHSGSVIGLLFNRHQHDLDRLLHTLHHKSLIQYYPQTHLVKMVTGGVR
- a CDS encoding LysR substrate-binding domain-containing protein, yielding MRYKIPKTDLLVTFEAVAQYESYTRAAEKLALTQSAVFRQITALEEFLNVSLFHHVRKRIFLNDAGRYYLGLVRDTLEQLEKDTQSIMSYQSTQQVLELAVTPTFSTHWLIPNLSSFHENHPEIVLNLTALTTAADFLNLKYDAAIMREDFSSPWAENEHLFEEELVPVCSRMLWRDDKKVMRAEQLMEELTLLHQTTRLDAWYDWFALSGVNSPKVRMGPRFDLLSMLISAVRSNLGVALLPRFAIHKDLENGDMVIPCDLPMSTGNHFVLTYKDGKRGLRSLQKFSRWIHDKSKEEELKRTWVD
- the glmL gene encoding methylaspartate mutase accessory protein GlmL, with protein sequence MITVSIDIGSTWTKGAVFEVGDDSHIKVRNCALSPTTPHHLAEGFFSVLNKILNVSDARPMLASGEINIDYSSSAKGGLAVAAIGLVPNITLESAKVTAHSAGAKVSQHFAYNLNKSDVRALEASPPDILLFTGGTDGGDCGHGLLNAKLLAQSNLECAIIYAGNRDLQDDVQEILGDKDLTIVDNVLPNLDSPSPYSARKAICDIFLHKIVKGKGLDVIVAQTGEEPLPTPYSVFELVQQIRQHVPDWETFMLIDMGGATTDVYSSYNNHLQPDTVMHGIPEPLIKRSVEGDLGMRISAINAGETGTMMIDHYFAHQQTKIDAFHRYLKHITAHPGYLPQSDEEIVFDQLLAGICIGYASERHAGTKTQVCTCAGNIDLQIGRDLTLVKKVIGTGGWLSRADSFDIHNWLKYRNLDDKNRNVLLPDQFEYYRDTHGLLPLLANVARRFPKAAAQTGVRILHK
- the cobA gene encoding uroporphyrinogen-III C-methyltransferase — protein: MKIGKVLLVGAGPGDASLITVKGLFAIREAQVLVHDRLVNLELISQAPPNCQIINVGKTSNHHPVPQEQINKILIDYALAGKNVVRLKGGDPYVFGRGGEEAEALSHYQIPFEVVPGISSSIGGLAYAGIPVTHRHYASSFHVVTGHMCQGNEPQNWNALAQLDGTLIVLMGMTRQEEICQLLIQGGKSPDTPAAAVMYASHQQQKIAKGTLSTLKDEITRKNLHAPALLVIGNVVNLSDVLAFTAHQTDINHKSLMQLI
- the glmS gene encoding methylaspartate mutase subunit S, whose translation is MQNPTIVIGVIGADCHAVGNKVLDRVFTMHNFNVINLGVMVSQEEYIDAAIETGAQAIVVSSIYGHGEVDCIGMRENCIERGIGEILLYVGGNLVIGKHNFSEIEAKFKGMGFNRVFSPDTDLELVCSLMKRDISHVLQAEEAVEGMQ